TGCACGCTACCACTTGACAGTGTGGCCTACCGGTTCCTTATTGACGATAACGGGAACAGACATTCGTTCCCTCTCGATCTCTCACCGGTCTGGACCCCTCTGCCGGCAATAAAAATAAGTGAGGTTTTTCCCAAAGCAACCACCATCCCCGAATGGTTTGAAATCACCAATGTGTCATCCATGCCGATCAATCTCAGAAACTGGCGATTCGGAAATTCGGAAGATACCGAGCTGCTGAGTTCATCGGATATCCTGCTCGAAAAAGGAACGCACCTGATTATTACCAAGGACATGAATGCCTTTACCGATGCCTTTCCGGCGATATCATCGGTGATTCAGCCCGGCCACTGGCATACGCTCAACAATTATGACGATACCCTGATGCTCTGGAACAATGAGGGAACGGTTATGGAAACCGCGTGTTATCATAATGAATGGTTCGACGCCTGGCAATACCAATCGCTCGAGAGGGTATCCTGTGACGATCCCGGATGTGCCGGAGATACCTGGGTTGTTGCCCGCCGGCCTACACCGGGCCAACCCAATGAGTCGTCAACCTGGAGAGACACCCGGAAAGCCTCACTTTCCATCGGGCCGATCCCCTTTACTCCCAACGATGACACCGATAACGATTCACTGATGATCCGTCTGGGATTACCGCCGGGCGCCCGCCTTACCCTCTCTATCTATGGGTTCGACGGGAAAAAACTCTACGATTTCGCCGTACCTCCACAAAAGAGCGTTACCTGGAACGGCAATAAAAACAACGGCCAACCGGCTCCGGCAGGTCCCTTTTTCCTTGTTGCCGAAATCGACCATGGCGGCACGACAACGCTTATCAGAAAAAAGGGGATTTTATGGAGATAAGAACAGACAGCTATTGAGAGCGCCGGCAATGAAACAATCTGTTGTGCACTATGCTTTTATTCTCCTGATCTGCCATGCTGCGCTTGGTGAAATGCGGGATCCCTTTCCCATGGGCTATTCCATGATCAATTTCGGGACCATAATCTGGGATAATGGTGTCGGCGGGCGACAGCCCTGGACACCGTCGTGCTTTTACAACGACACGCTCCGTTTCGGGGTGTCGGCTGCGGCGGCTTATTATTACGACCCCATGGATAATCTCAAAGAAACCTCGATCAACCAGATGATTTTCGGCGGATGGTCTCATTTTCCCTGGCTCACGGTCAAGACCTCCTTTGCCCATTTCAGCGCCCTGGACCTCTATTTCGAACAGACCGGCTACCTCTCCCTGGGTACCGACGCTCTCAAGTTTGCTCGTATCAGTTTTGAGCTGTACGCTTTTCATGCGGGAATCAGAGAAGAGCCGGATTCTGAAACAATGCTCTTTGCCGGAGAATCATTCTGGGTGCCCTGGAAATTTGTCAGCCTCTCATTTACCCGCAAGCATATCCGCCTCAAAGGCGCCTCTTCTGCGGGAATCGATCCGCCGACTACCTATCAGATCGGAATTCATACAAAATTCCAACGCTACGGAGCACAGGGTATTCTGGTTGAGTTTACCGATGAAAAAGACGACCGGTTCAGGATCTATTTTGGTGAAGAATACCGGTTTCACGAGAGTTTCGCCCTGGGCCTGGGCATTGCCACGAGTCCCTTTATGATCAGTGTAGGGGCGACAGTCAATATCTTTACCGCCAACGCCTTTGCATCTTTTGTAAACCACCCGGTGCTGGGATGGTCAAAAGGATTCGGCATGGAATGGAGCAGGTAAAACCGATACCCTGTATCCTATCCTCCTGAACCCCCAAGCCCCTGCATTAAATCCCCATAGTCAGCTATGGTATTCTTCCCTCGTGACTTCATGCGCTCGTGACTTCATGCGCTCGTTCATCTATCTTCTTCGATTCAACTTGGACAGCAGTCGCAGTATCTCCAGGTAGAGCCATATGAGGGTGACCAGGAGTCCGAAGGCGGCGTACCATTCCATGTATTTAGGTACCCCGGCGCCGGCGCCACGCTCGATGAAATCAAAATCGAGGACCAGGTTGAGCGCTGCGACAATCACGATAAAGAGACTGATCCCGATACCGAGTGGACCGGCATCGTGAATAAAGGGCATACGTATGCCGAAGAAACTTAAAAGGATTGTTGCCATATAGACAAGGCCAATACCCCCCGTAGCGGCGATAACGCCCAGCCTGAAGTTCTGAGTTACTTTGATAACCCCGGTTTTGTAGGCAAGAAGCAGGGTAAAAAGGGTCCCGAATGTAAGCATGACCGCATTGGTCACGATACCCGGATAGGCAGCTTCGTACATGGAAGAAATTCCTCCCAGAAACATGCCTTCACACACCGCATAGACCGGAGAGGTCACCGGAGCCCATTCCTTTTTGAATACAGTAACCAGCGCAGCGATCAAACCGCCGATTGCCCCGAAAATCAAAAGCCCCATCGACTGGCTCCCCCAGGTAAAGGCAGCCGAACCGATGGTAAAAAGCAAAAGCAACCCGGTTTTGTTGACTGTTCCCTGAATAGTCATCGTTGCACCCCCCGCAGCCGTGCGGGAACGGTCGGCAAAAGTTCCTTCCGAAAGAGCAGGATTTGCGGTTCGCATGATATTAGCCATAGTGAAATCTCCCTTTTTTATGTATTTGTCCCCCAAAATGGCCCATTTGAACGGGCCGGGGCAACTGGTAGTTGGACTATTGCTTTAGAAAAATAGATACTCAGCAATAAAATAAAAAAGGTACGTGTGCGGCAGGTATAAAAAAGACAAAAGCTAAGAGAAAGGAGAGGAACGCTACTGCGCCGCTAATCTTTGCTTCCTTTCCCCACAAGTATGGGGGGCGGGCGAAGCCCGGGGGGTTGGGCTATCAGGGAAAGCATTTTCAGAGCTGGGTATAAGGGCCGCCAAGGCCCTTCCAGAATCTTATACCCCTCTCTACCTATTCAACGTCCACTTCCCTTTCAGGAATACGCCCTCAAGCGCCATCCCCGTCCGGAGCGGAGCTTGCGGATTGCCCGTTCCTTGATTTGGCGGGCCCGTTCGCGGGTGAGATTGAATCGCTCGCCGATCTCCTCGAGTGTATGCGAGGCTTCATCACCGATTCCGAAATAGAGCTTTACAATCTTTTTCTCGCGCTCATCAAGACAGTTGAGCGTCCGCTCGATTTCATCATGCAGTGAACTATCCATGAATTCGAGGTCCGGACGTTCCTGGTGACGGTCGCGGACAATATCAAGAAGATTACCATCCTCTTCGCGATCAAAAGGCGCATCGAGGGATGCATGATTATCACCGATATTGAGGGCCTCGCGAATGTCCTTTTTCCGGATTTTCAGTTCCTCGGCAAGTTCATCGAGGTCGGGAAGGCGCTGGTGTTTCTGTTCGAGCTTTTTATAGGCCTTACCGATTTTATAAATCGTGGCCACTCGATTAAGGGGAAGTTTGACAATCCGGGATTGTTCGGCAAGCGCCTGAAGGATCGCCTGACGGACCCACCAGACCGCATAGGAGATAAACTTGAAATTCTTGGTCTCATCAAAGCGCTTAACCGCACGGATCAAACCAAGATTACCCTCATTGATAAGATCTTCGAGGGGCAATCCCTGGTGTTCGTAGTTGCGGGCAACGCTCACCACAAACCGTAAATTTGAAAGAACCATTTTCTGCAGAGCTTTGCGGTCACCATTACGAGTCCGCTTGGAAAGCTCAATCTCCTCCTCCTGGCTCAGGGGTTTGCACTTCCCTATTTCACGAAGGTACAGACCAAGAGAATTTTCATTGGCGAAAAGATTCAAATATTCCATAACGTACCAGCCTCCTGTATATACGACAATCCTCCCTTCCAAATATAAGGAAATTTTTCTGAAAATTCATATTTAAATTATTTAAATTGTTTTTTGGAACAAGTTGCATGTTTCAAAACGAAACAAATCGCTTAATATCCTCAAAAATGGAGAGTTATAACAGAGAAAGTGAGGAAGGCGGGGGCATGGAAAAGTTACAATTGTATTTCAAAAGAACTGCCGACTGCAAAACAATCGAGAGGAGCATTTTCTTTTTGGGCGATTTTACGAGCCTGAGTAACCATTTCATCGATCTCATCGTCGGACCGATTGCGGTTATGGTGAAACATGCCGAATCGTTT
This is a stretch of genomic DNA from Chitinivibrionales bacterium. It encodes these proteins:
- a CDS encoding sigma-70 family RNA polymerase sigma factor; translated protein: MEYLNLFANENSLGLYLREIGKCKPLSQEEEIELSKRTRNGDRKALQKMVLSNLRFVVSVARNYEHQGLPLEDLINEGNLGLIRAVKRFDETKNFKFISYAVWWVRQAILQALAEQSRIVKLPLNRVATIYKIGKAYKKLEQKHQRLPDLDELAEELKIRKKDIREALNIGDNHASLDAPFDREEDGNLLDIVRDRHQERPDLEFMDSSLHDEIERTLNCLDEREKKIVKLYFGIGDEASHTLEEIGERFNLTRERARQIKERAIRKLRSGRGWRLRAYS